Genomic DNA from Rana temporaria chromosome 1, aRanTem1.1, whole genome shotgun sequence:
AGtataatgtgaacccagccttaaggtcaCTAAAATTAATCTAAAAACAGATTCAGATGTGGAGGTCCCTAGATCTGATAAAAGAGACCCAAATGCCTAGGACAAAACCAAATTCTCTCACATGATTATCATGAAATCTTTCACACAGACAGCAGATTCTGACTCTGCTATGAGCATGATGCATTTCTCATATAGGAGTTTATTTTAAGATCCTGCAAGCCTTTTTCATTACTCtaacacaggggtctccaaactttagaaacaaagggccagtttgcgGTCCTTCAGATTTTAAGGGGGCCGAACTGTGACCATTGGGCGTAGAAAAGgtggtgatgtcagtgggaaaaaacaatgccccatctttgcaatcagtggaaggaattgtgccccataattggtgtcagaccATTATTGGCATCTAAGGGAGGAATTGGGCCGtaatgttggtgtcattgagccccattgttggtgccaatgggaggaattggggccatcgttggcgtcattgggagaaattggacTGCACCATtgatgatgtcagtgggaggaattatgccccacacTCTTAGCATCAGTGGATGAACTAGTGCCCCaaaggccagataaaagcaaacaaagggccacatgtggcccgggccgcagtttggagaccactgctctaacagGTTTGTTCaactagaaagaaaaaaaaaaaaaaaggagccttaaagccacaaaaaaaaaaaaaaaaaccccataagcccttttcacactggcatTCAGTCTAGATCTGTCTCAGTTTTTCAGACGCATCCAGACTGAACCACAATGTATGTCTATGGAACAGCGGACCTCCAGATCCAATTAAACTGAATTGGAATGGATGTAAACAGATGCCATCCATTTACAACTGTTGCGTTAATGTCCATTTTCAAGCAAGAAACATTTTCCGTTTATACTTTTGTCACCTCCGATTGGTTTAACaactaagaaaaaaacagatGCAAAAACGGATGTAGACTGAAGTAAActgaattgtttttttctttgaaaaaatgtGACTGAACAGATGATGTCTGTGTGAAAAGGACCATAGGCTTACTTACATAAGGAGATGAATATCTTGAAGTAAAACCCAGATCTCTCCTGCCCATGagtctccttaaagcgggggttcacccttagagggcacttttcccccttagattcctgctggtttttactaggggaatcggctatttattttaaaatatgtgcagtacttacccgtttacgagatgcatcctctccgtcgcttccgggtatgggctgcgggaatgggcgttccttcttgattgacaggcttccgagaggcttccgacggtcgcatccatcgtgtcacgattttccgaaagaagccgaacgtcggtgcgcaggcgcagtatagagccgcaccgacgttcggcttctttcggctacgagtgacgcgatggatgcgaccgtcggaagcctctcggaaggctgtcaatcaagaaggaacgcccgctcccgaagacccatacccggaagcgacggaagaagatgcagctcgaaaacgggtaagtactgctcatattttaatacaaatagcagattcccctagaccgaacgagcagcaatctaaggggagaaaaaatttttttttacaaatgggtgaactcccgctttaacccctGGTGATTCCCCATCCTATTTAATCATGGGAGCCCAGGGAGACTAGAGCCATCCGTCCATTAGGCCAAGTCTTCATGTCATGACACTCTACAGATTTCTCTGACAGGTCACAGTGCACCTCTCCATGCACCCATCGTCACCATCTTCCGGCACTGGTAATGTCACAGGAAGCATCCTGGTCCTTCCAGGCTGCACTATGTATTCCAATCCTCTGTTCTCTCCATAAGGATGGGAGAACCACAGAGGAAAACAATGCATTCTCTTCTTAAAGTGCATTTCAAACCTCCCCCAACTCTGCCGCAGCCCGGAGGTAAATGGCACAGTAATGCACCTTGGGGAGGAAAGAAAGTTGAAATAAACCCCTAAGTAAGAAAGCGAAGAGGACAGTCTAAAACTGGAATCTGACTAAACCAAGAGGGGCCCCCAATAACCACAATGACCAGATCCAAGGAGAACCTAAACATTACAGTGTGTACTCCTGGACAAGAGCAAACACAAAACATGTGAGGACGCGGGGGAGGGTGGAGCTTATCTGCTTTATGTTTCTTGTTATAAGGGAAGCAAATtctctctcaagtagctgtcctggaagatgaTTTGGGAAGCTTCTCTGGGTCAACATATAGCCAGTAGCACCACCACTGATTGTGCCTTGGTCATGTTTACATCTGAATGAATCATACATGTGGCGGCAGCACGTGGCCAGAGCAGCCTTGGCTTTCAATTGTTCTTAAACAACCAAGGTTATTCTGCATATGTGCCACATGAAAGACACATTCAGGGGAAGATGTAAAGATCAGTTTTGTGTTATGAACACGTTGATGAAATTTATGTTTACTCTTATCACATTGTTGATATTTGTCAGCACTGAGCAGTTCTAGTGGCCAATAGTGTCCTTGTATGCTGGACGTATGTAAACGTTGCACAAGCGTTATACAAGTACAAGATATAGACAACTTTTTACGCGGCCTCGTGGTCAGCAAGCTCCCTCGTAAATAATATACACCCATGTACATGGGCCATTAGTTATAAATAGTTGGGATGCAGTAGTTGTATTGTACAATATGCAGAACATTAGATACATTAAGATATTTATTGCAtactgttttctttccaaaaaataaataaaaagctataATTTTTCTTAATGTAAACACGACTGTTAAATTTTAGGAACCGGCGCTGTATAAGGCAGTACCTTTTCCACATAATGCAAcaccacaaaataaaataaaaatctcaaaaGGTAAATATAAACAACGCTCCGGAAAAACCTTCAACCATCATTCCTCACCTTCAATAACAGGGATGGAGGAAGTTGGTTAATATGCAATGGCTCACAAGGCACCAATAAATCCCCTTCCACCTTAGGAGACTGAGGAGTTGCCTGGATACAACCAGAAGAAGGCAACTCAACATGTGAAGGACTGGTCAGCGAGGATGGTACGTGGTCGTGGGCTATTGAGGAGTAGCTGGTTAACTTGATACAGCAATTATTTTCACAAGGTTGTCTATGGTCCTCCGTACGGAGATCCAAAGGCTCCTCACTAAAAGGTTTATACTGTAACTTGGCGTAGAGGGTCACTGGATCCCTAGTGAGATGTCCTGGGTATGATAATACAGAATCCCCAGTAACATGGCCTTCCCCTTGGCATTGTAGTGTCTTCAGCCCTGAACATCGGGGTTCCTGGTCTTCCACAAGCGAGGTAGCCAGATGTCCAGGAGGAAGCGGCTTTGACATATTTCCAGGTAAAGAGTGAGCACGTTGCTCTGTACAGGCCAGTGCAGTATCCCCAATAGGGAGACATCTCCCTTGACAATGTTGTTTCGGATTATGAGAACAGGAAGGTTCCTGCACTTTTGCAAATATGTGAGTCAGACCTCCAGGTGGACACTGAGCCTGCCCTCCTGAGCCATATGACATATCCCTAGGCACGGGGACTACCGTCTCCTCGCTGGGGCACTGAGAAAAGTCCCTAGTTTTGGGGTGTGTAGCCTCTCTTCTGGAGCATGATGACAGATCCCTAGCCAGGGGGTGCATGGCCTCTACTCCAGGGTTTTGTGACAGGTCCCCAGTTGGGGGGCATACATTCTCTTCTGCAGGGCATGATAATGGGCCTCCAGTTGGGAAGTATAGCGTCTCCCCTCCAAGGCATGGAAACAGGTCCGCACAAAGAGGGTGTTTAGTCTTCCCAAGAGGGCATTGTGATGGGCCTCCAGTTTGGGTGTATGATGACAGATGCTCACATCGGGGGTGTCCAGTATCCCCTCGAGAGAGGGGTCGCAGGTTATTACCACGGGGATGTCCATTCTTCCCTCCAAGGCATGATGACAGGTCTCCAGTCAGGGGGTGTGCAGTGTCCCCTCCCAGGCAGGGTGACCGATCTTTCCCACGGGGGTGCGATGACAGGTCCTCCCCACGGGGGTGCGATGACAGGTCCTCCCCGCGGGAGTGCGATGACAGGTCCTCCCCACGGGGGTGCGATGACAGGTCCTCCCCACGGGGGTGCGATGACAGGTCCTCCCCACGGGGGTGCGATGACAGGTCCTCCCCACGGGGGTGCGATGACAGGTCCTCCCCACGGGGGTGCGATGACAGCGCCTCCCCACGGGGGTGCGATGACAGCGCCTCCCCACGGGGGTGCGATGACAGCGCCTCCCCACGGGGGTGCGATGACAGCGCCTCCCCACGGGGGTGCGATGACAGCGCCTCCCCACGGTGGTGCGATGACAGGTCCTCCCCACGGGGGTGCGATGACAGGTCCTCCCCACGGGGGTGCAAAGTCTCTCCTCCAAGGCATGATGATGGATTCCCGGTCTGGGGGGGTGCAATGTCCCCTCCAAAGCAAGGTGCCTGGTCCTCTCCATGGGGGTgtgatgacaggttctctttaagggGGTGTGCAATCTCTCCTCCATAGCACATTGATGGCTCCCCTCCAGAGCAGGGTACCAGGTTCTCTCTATGGGGGTGTGATGACAGGTCCTCAGCATGGGATTGtgaagacaggtcctctttatgggtgTGTGCAGTCTCTCCTCCATGGTAGGATGCCAGGTCCTCAGCATGGGGCTGTGGTGCCAGGTCCTCCTCCTCCCCATCAGGGGCACATCGGGGTTGTTTGCAGGGGGTGAGAGTGGTCTGGTTGTCCCCTGAGTTCTTCCTCTTGCACACCATGTCTTCGGCGGTGCCCCTGAGAAGTGCCCCGCACAGGTGTCTCTCCTGCCAGGCACTCAGCTCCCCGGGGCAGAGCAGCAGCAGGCGGGAACAGTCCTGGGAAGCGGCGGGCTCCCTGGCGGGGGGTTCGGCGTGCACTAGGAAGCAGAGCACGCAGGGTCCCCTCAGCAGACAGTCCACTGTATGTATCTTCTTCCTCCGGCTCTGGGTGCTGGGCTGAGGTCGGGAGCGGCTGCGCTGCTTACACAACAGGCCGCCCATATAGGACGAGCAGCCCGGGAGAAGGAGAAGGGGCAGAAGGCGGGGTACCGGCTCAACACACTCACTGTCATACACTAGTACTACTATAGTGCTTTCTCCGTTACCGCCGATCTGACGTCATCACAACACACAACATCATCCACCAGAGAGAAGCCGCTATTGGTCGGTGTGTGTGCGCTGTGCGACGTCTCACATTACCACAGAGACGTACGAGTCCACGGCGGCCATCTTTGTCAATGTAAAAAGAGATAGAGAATACTGTGTGCTGTCATAAAGAGCagtcgagctctgcattggccaTGCCCTTTACCAACATGGCTGCTGAGTATGCACCAGAGACAGAGCTTACCAGCTGCTTGGCACTAGAGTCTTGCTATGGGAGGTGCGCCACCTATTGATGGTGGAACTGGTATGGCGTTCCACTAAAAGCAAACAGACATTCTATAACACAATGggttttttttacgaaaggcaactccactttgcacttcaagtgcaaactacaagtgcaaagtgcacttggaagtgcagtcgctgtagatctgagggggacatgcaaggagaataaaaaacagcattttagcttgcacatgattggataataaaataagcagagcttcccctcatttcagatcttcccctcagatttacagcgactgcacttccaagtgcacttttagtgcaatttgcctttcgtaaataacccccaatatgtaaAGTAAACTGTAGTTTACctaatcctttaaccacttcagccccagaagatttaggtgctgcttcgctttaactgacaattgtgcggcgtTATACTCaatctatttttttcccccacaaatagagctttcttttggtggtatttgatcgtttctgtggtttttattttttgctctataaccaaaaaaagagcgacaagtttgaaaaaaaatatatattgtactgtttgctataataaatatgccctttttttcctcagtttaggacaatatgttttcttttacatatttttggtaataaaaatacgcaataagcgtatattgattggtttagcgcaaaagttatagcgtcaacaaaataggtgatagattaaaggggttgtaaaggaaaactttttttttccctaaatagcttcctttaccttagtgtagtcctccttcacttacctcatccttcgatttttcttttaaatgtccttatttcttctgagaaatcctcacttcctgttcttccatctgtaactcaacaccgtaatgcaaggctttcttcctggtgtggagaaagcctcttgagtggggagggggcgagcaggcaagtcaggacactatctactttgcagatagagaaaggagctgtgtgttagtgggcgtcttgacactcctgctcgccccctcccccctcaagaggctttctccacaccaggaagaaagccttgcattactgtgtgtagttacagactgaagaacaggaagtgaggatttctcagaagaaataaggacatttaaaagcaaaatggaaggatgaggtaagtgaaggaggactacactaaggtagttatttaggaaaaacactagtaatgatgccgattttttttatcgggactgcgacattatggcggactgaTCGCAtctcagggttagggttagggttatggttagggtagGGGCTAGGGTTAAGGGGTtaaggtttcccattgaagaatatggctaggactcaggaattggaacagggacccccccaaaggtcaaaggtcagaaggcgggttcccagaggttaaaggtcacagggcgtggctgacctacccccaccaaagtgtactgcctaccccaactaagtcggggaatgaacaagtcggggaatgaaaaAGTTGGGGAAAGCGttgagtccagcatttgtgtgcattgacacagaatgccggactcAGCCCCGCCCTCTGGCACCTGCATCATTGGGTtcaattgacagcagctggagccaaagGGTGTGCTGCttttaatctatccaatcaagacctgagaaccccgggcagagaggAAGAGCATGTATTCGCAGAGGGAACgtagggctcaggtgagtaaaacaggggggggtgctggggggaccggtcagtgtcagaagtttttttaccttaatgcataggatgcaggtAGAAAAACAGAGAACCCAATCTACCAAGCAACTTCTGAGGGGGCGGTAACACTACAAATATAGCATTCACTAAAAATTTCTGAAGTTCCCACCCTTGTGGTTGAGCAGTATGTTCAGCTATCTGTCCCTTGGTGCCCAATTTGCAGCCCAGGGAtgcctacaagcctttattaCTCATTGTGCAGCCCTCAGGGCCCCAGCAGGTAGTAGTTTgtacaggggcagactgaccattcggtcactCGGGCACCAACCGAGGGCCTGTAGtcaggggggccccatgagcGGCTCAGTCAGCCCgctgccgtttttttttcttcgagAAAGTCGCCCAGGGGCATGGCCGCGGCGACTGGGAAACATCATGCAAACATCATGTGATTGGCCGGACGGGGTCATGTGTGGCCGCACGCTGTGgcattctgggacttgtagtccatgTGAGCGCCCTGTAATTGGCTCTTCTGAGCTGATCACATGCAGGTCTGTGGGTAATCACGACCACTTGCTGCCCGAGTCCCGCCTCTCTGCCTGACGCGCGTGTGTTTTCTGAGGTCTCTCTCATCtaccccctctgtcagccacGCCCCCTTTGTTAGCTCCCCTTtgtgtcagcccccctctgtcagccggGCCCCCTCTGTTAgtaccctctctgtcagccccgccccctctgttagccctctctctgtcagcccccctctgtcagccacgCCCCCTTTGTtagacccccctctgtcagcccacccctcctctgtcagcccccctcctctgtcagcccactcctctctgtcagcccaccccatctctgtcagcccaccccctctctgtcagcccaccccactctgtcagcccccctctctggctGCCCATCCCTCTGTCAgtccacccctctctgtcagccacagcagggtgcaccatgccagacacccacccacccactgacccacagcagggagccaggccagccacctgcAGCAGGATGCAcagtgcctgccagccagccacccacccacagcagggagccaggctaaCTTCCCACATCAGGGTACACcatgccagccacccacccaGTGGCCCACAGCAGAGAGCCAGGCAGCTACCCACAGAAGTCAGATAcccacggtgacccacccacagcagggccagggtgccagccacccatggtcacccacccacagcagggccagggtgccagctAGCCACCCACGTTGACCCACCCACACCAGGAAACATGCCAGCCACAACAGGGGCGGGTCATGGTAGGGCCAGGGGTGGGTCATGGGCAGGGCCTGCCTGGCAGGGGGGCCTTGTTTAATTTGGTCCGGGGGCCCTGGatattgtcagtccgcccctgagtttGTGTTTTCCTgacctaagtgttttttttttcatataatctttattttatttctgcatacataataaaaatagtacacagggaaaaaaagaaaaaagaaaatgcacaagAAAATAAATGAGTACAAGAAAACATGTACAGGGATTGCCATCAATATAGTATGGTGCAAACATAGGGCAAAGCAGGACAAATGTACAACTAGAGACCTTCAAGTGTAACAGGTAGGTGTCGTAAATGCACCAAAATGTTGCTATTTCCCAGGGGGCGAACCAGGTGACAAGTCCAGACAGAAAAAGAGCCAATGGGACCAGTCCTAAAGAGACCACACCACAGCCTCTGCTAACTACCTTCCCCTAGTTAAATGGTTTAGtttaattattgttatttttctCTGCTGTCCATACCTTTCTTAGTGTAGCAACCTCCTAGTTAGGTCCTAGGATTAGGTAAATTTAGTTATAGCTCACTGTATCCAGTCTAGCTATAGTTTGCTGTAACcagtgtggctgtatttgattaTTCTGGTCTGTTTAGTATTTCAATTGCTGTAGGTTTGATTGCTCACTCTGCTTTCTAAAGAACAGTAGATTGCTCTGGAACATAGGTGTCGTGCTGGGCAAGTGGGCAGTATGAATATTTATACAGTCCTGGCCAATCCCTAGGAGGGTAGCCCAGACGGGTGCTGGAAGTCTGTATAAATACTCTGAGACACAAAGCTCCCAGGCATTTTTCTTTGGATGGAGATCacattgtaaaacaacccatagtttaaaatagaaataaaaggcaaaatatttttgtatacatataaaaaaaatacattataaatacctttcgtTTCTCTTgtttaagtgatcacattccctctgttctcagctgcataagagctgggggaggagaagcagcatcacactgaacttcccagtgaatggctgtgcagtggggaCATGTCAAGACACGTCTGATCACTGGAGCACACCGAGTTAACATAGCTATAGAATGAACCACGTTGTGCTCGCATGCTTAGTGAGGTCAGTTTTTAATGGGAAAGCAGaga
This window encodes:
- the FBXL17 gene encoding F-box/LRR-repeat protein 17, whose protein sequence is MGGLLCKQRSRSRPQPSTQSRRKKIHTVDCLLRGPCVLCFLVHAEPPAREPAASQDCSRLLLLCPGELSAWQERHLCGALLRGTAEDMVCKRKNSGDNQTTLTPCKQPRCAPDGEEEDLAPQPHAEDLASYHGGETAHTHKEDLSSQSHAEDLSSHPHRENLVPCSGGEPSMCYGGEIAHPLKENLSSHPHGEDQAPCFGGDIAPPQTGNPSSCLGGETLHPRGEDLSSHPRGEDLSSHHRGEALSSHPRGEALSSHPRGEALSSHPRGEALSSHPRGEALSSHPRGEDLSSHPRGEDLSSHPRGEDLSSHPRGEDLSSHPRGEDLSSHSRGEDLSSHPRGEDLSSHPRGKDRSPCLGGDTAHPLTGDLSSCLGGKNGHPRGNNLRPLSRGDTGHPRCEHLSSYTQTGGPSQCPLGKTKHPLCADLFPCLGGETLYFPTGGPLSCPAEENVCPPTGDLSQNPGVEAMHPLARDLSSCSRREATHPKTRDFSQCPSEETVVPVPRDMSYGSGGQAQCPPGGLTHIFAKVQEPSCSHNPKQHCQGRCLPIGDTALACTEQRAHSLPGNMSKPLPPGHLATSLVEDQEPRCSGLKTLQCQGEGHVTGDSVLSYPGHLTRDPVTLYAKLQYKPFSEEPLDLRTEDHRQPCENNCCIKLTSYSSIAHDHVPSSLTSPSHVELPSSGCIQATPQSPKVEGDLLVPCEPLHINQLPPSLLLKIFSLLSLNERCLSASLVCKYWRDLCLDFQFWKQLDLSSRQQVKDILLEKIASRCWNITEINISDCLNVTDAGICKLAMNCSGLVKYTAYRCKQLSDSSLVALATHCPSLKKVHVGNQDRLTDMALNQLGSRCKDLRDIHFGQCYKISDEGMVVIAKGCPKLQKIYMQENKLVTNRSVEAFAEHCPELQYVGFMGCSVTSHGVIHLTSLKNLSSLDLRNITELDNQTVVEIVKKCQNLTSLNLCLNRNIDDRCVEVIAKEGRRLKELYLVTCKITDHALIAIGRYSNTIETVDVGWCKEITDQGATLIAQSSKSIRYLGLMRCDQVNETTVEQLVQQYPHITFSTVLQDCKRTLERAYQMGWTPNASSVS